The sequence below is a genomic window from Bacteroidetes Order II. bacterium.
TTCCCATAATTGCATGTTACTGCTATTTGGAGAGAGTACTGCGCGTTCCAGACTTTTTCGCATTACATCATCAGGCACTTCAATTGCCTGGTCAAACGATCTATTGGATCTTCTAAAATTGATTATTTCCTGAAATTCTTTTGAATACATTTCATATGAATTTTTTAAGTTTAGATCATCTTTTTTAAATGAAATAAATTTTTATTTGTAAAGGTATTGTTCCAACACTATTTTAATATGACACAAATGTGTCAAAATGATATTTGATTTTACAACATCATGGATATCACGTATACCAATATCGGAGGATAAATCTGTCTGTCGCAACAGTAAATACATTCACCCTAAATTGCTCTTGGAATTCTTATTTAATTTCTAGAAGCTTTTTTTCGTCTCTTGCCACAATGAGCAAGTCTGTTTTGTCCGCTGCAAATAGTTTGGCCATTTCATATCCTATTCCGGAGGAAGCTCCTGTTATTAAAGCGATTTCTTTCATGCTTGTCGAATTAATTTTGAAGTTCACGATGACAATGAACAGCACAAAACTAATTAGGACAAGAAAGTTTAACCTGACACAAATGTGTCAAAATCAC
It includes:
- a CDS encoding SDR family NAD(P)-dependent oxidoreductase, whose protein sequence is MKEIALITGASSGIGYEMAKLFAADKTDLLIVARDEKKLLEIK